Proteins from a genomic interval of Medicago truncatula cultivar Jemalong A17 chromosome 3, MtrunA17r5.0-ANR, whole genome shotgun sequence:
- the LOC11406724 gene encoding COX assembly mitochondrial protein 2 homolog, translating into MHPPLTLHKHPMCAEIIEEFQKCHVEHPIAKFFGECTELKIKLDRCFRAEKAVKRKANFEKSKELKEQLRVLRKENAASNSQ; encoded by the exons ATGCATCCTCCTTTAACATTGCACAAACATCCTATGTGCGCTGAA ATTATCGAGGAGTTTCAAAAGTGTCATGTGGAACATCCTATTGCAAAATTCTTTGGCGAATGTAcagaattgaaaataaaattggatcGCTGCTTCAGAGCAGAA AAAGCTGTGAAGAGAAAGGCCAACTTTGAAAAGAGCAAAGAACTCAAGGAACAACTGCGAGttttaaggaaagaaaatgCTGCAAGCAACAGTCAATAG